One window from the genome of Sphingomonas lacunae encodes:
- the rplB gene encoding 50S ribosomal protein L2: protein MALKQYNPTSPGRRGLVLVDRSALWKGKPVKSLTEGKRKTGGRNNQGHVTSRGIAGGHKQRYRFIDFKRRKWDVPATVERLEYDPNRSAFIALITYEDGEQSYIIAPQRLAVGDKVVAGSKVDVKPGNAMLLSQIPVGTIIHNIEMKPGKGAQIARSAGTYAQLVGRDRGMVIVRLGSGEQRYVRGDCMGSIGAVSNPDNANTNLAKAGRNRWLGKRPLTRGVAKNPVDHPHGGGEGRTSGGRHPVTPWGKPTKGARTRHNKSTDKMIIRSRHAKKKR from the coding sequence CGTTGACCGCTCTGCCCTGTGGAAGGGCAAGCCGGTCAAGTCGCTGACCGAAGGTAAGCGCAAGACCGGTGGCCGCAACAATCAGGGCCATGTGACCTCGCGCGGGATCGCCGGAGGCCACAAGCAGCGCTATCGTTTCATCGATTTCAAGCGCCGCAAGTGGGACGTGCCCGCGACCGTCGAGCGTCTGGAGTATGACCCCAACCGCAGCGCGTTCATCGCCCTCATCACCTATGAGGACGGCGAACAGTCGTACATCATCGCTCCGCAGCGCCTCGCTGTCGGTGACAAGGTGGTTGCCGGCTCCAAGGTTGACGTGAAGCCTGGCAACGCGATGCTGTTGTCCCAGATTCCGGTCGGCACGATCATCCACAACATCGAGATGAAGCCGGGCAAGGGTGCGCAAATCGCCCGTTCGGCCGGCACCTACGCCCAGCTCGTCGGTCGTGACCGCGGCATGGTGATCGTGCGTCTCGGTTCGGGTGAACAGCGTTACGTCCGCGGCGACTGCATGGGCTCGATCGGTGCCGTGTCGAACCCCGACAACGCCAACACCAATCTCGCCAAGGCCGGTCGCAACCGCTGGCTGGGCAAGCGTCCGCTGACCCGCGGCGTTGCCAAGAACCCGGTCGACCACCCGCACGGCGGTGGTGAAGGCCGGACCTCGGGTGGCCGTCATCCGGTTACCCCGTGGGGCAAGCCGACAAAGGGTGCGCGCACCCGTCACAACAAGTCGACCGACAAGATGATCATCCGGTCGCGTCACGCGAAGAAGAAGAGGTAA
- the rpsS gene encoding 30S ribosomal protein S19, which yields MARSVWKGPFVELSLLKKAEAAAENGGRTPIKTWSRRSTILPQFVGLTFNVYNGRKHVPVSVTEDMVGMKLGEFAPTRFFPGHAADKKGKR from the coding sequence ATGGCCCGCTCTGTCTGGAAGGGTCCGTTCGTCGAACTCAGCCTTCTCAAGAAGGCCGAGGCTGCTGCCGAAAACGGTGGCCGCACGCCGATCAAGACCTGGTCGCGTCGCTCGACCATTCTCCCCCAGTTCGTTGGTCTGACGTTCAACGTCTACAACGGACGCAAGCATGTCCCCGTCTCTGTGACGGAAGACATGGTCGGCATGAAGCTCGGTGAATTCGCACCGACCCGCTTCTTCCCCGGCCATGCCGCGGACAAGAAGGGCAAGCGCTAA
- the rplV gene encoding 50S ribosomal protein L22 yields MGKPAAPRRVGEKEALAVGTTIRGSAQKLNLVAALIRGRKAEDALNVLTFSKKGMAVDVRKVLASAIANAENNHNLDVDALVVKEASVGKSMTMKRFATRGRGKSTRILKPFSRIRIVVEEREEA; encoded by the coding sequence ATGGGTAAGCCTGCTGCACCCCGCCGCGTTGGCGAAAAGGAAGCTTTGGCTGTCGGCACCACCATCCGTGGCTCGGCCCAGAAGCTCAACCTCGTTGCCGCGCTGATCCGTGGCCGCAAGGCCGAAGACGCGCTCAACGTCCTGACCTTCTCCAAGAAGGGCATGGCGGTTGACGTTCGCAAGGTTCTGGCTTCGGCCATCGCCAATGCGGAAAACAATCACAACCTCGATGTCGACGCGCTGGTCGTCAAGGAAGCCAGCGTTGGCAAGTCGATGACCATGAAGCGTTTCGCAACGCGCGGTCGCGGCAAGTCGACCCGGATCCTGAAGCCTTTCAGCCGCATCCGGATCGTCGTCGAGGAAAGGGAAGAGGCGTAA
- the rpsC gene encoding 30S ribosomal protein S3, translated as MGHKSNPIGLRLQVNRTWDSRWFAERGDYGRMLLEDLKIRKFVMKTLPQAAISKVVIERPAKLCRIAIYAARPGVIIGKKGADIDKLKKQLQAMTGSEVSLNIVEIRKPEVDSKLVAQGIADQLERRVAFRRAMKRAVQSAMRLGAEGIRINCAGRLGGAEIARTEWYREGRVPLHTLRANVDYAEAEAHTAYGVCGIKVWIFKGEIFAHDPMATDRLMLEAQTSGVRPAR; from the coding sequence ATGGGCCACAAATCCAACCCGATCGGCCTGCGTCTCCAGGTCAACCGTACCTGGGACAGCCGCTGGTTCGCCGAACGCGGCGACTATGGCCGCATGCTTCTTGAAGACCTCAAGATCCGCAAGTTCGTGATGAAGACGCTGCCGCAGGCTGCCATTTCCAAGGTGGTCATCGAGCGTCCGGCCAAGCTGTGCCGCATCGCCATCTATGCCGCACGCCCCGGCGTGATCATCGGCAAGAAGGGCGCCGACATCGACAAGCTGAAGAAGCAGCTCCAGGCGATGACCGGCAGCGAAGTCAGCCTCAACATCGTCGAAATCCGCAAGCCGGAAGTCGATTCGAAGTTGGTGGCCCAAGGCATCGCTGATCAGCTCGAACGCCGGGTCGCCTTCCGTCGCGCCATGAAGCGCGCCGTGCAGTCGGCCATGCGTCTTGGCGCCGAAGGCATCCGGATCAACTGCGCCGGCCGTCTTGGCGGCGCGGAAATCGCCCGCACCGAATGGTATCGCGAAGGCCGCGTTCCGCTGCACACCCTGCGCGCGAACGTCGACTATGCCGAAGCCGAAGCCCACACTGCTTATGGCGTGTGCGGAATCAAGGTGTGGATCTTCAAGGGTGAGATCTTCGCCCATGATCCGATGGCCACTGACCGGCTGATGCTTGAGGCGCAGACCTCTGGCGTCCGCCCGGCACGCTGA
- the rplP gene encoding 50S ribosomal protein L16 gives MLQPKKMKFRKAHKGRIHGAAKGGTDLNFGAYGLKALEPERITSRQIEAARRAITRHIKRQGRLWIRIFPDVPVSSKPAEVRMGKGKGSTDYWAARVKPGRIMFELDGVPGPLAAEAFSRAAMKLPIKTKVVARLGDTSHLGGE, from the coding sequence ATGCTTCAACCGAAAAAAATGAAGTTCCGCAAGGCGCACAAGGGCCGTATCCACGGCGCTGCCAAGGGCGGTACCGATCTCAACTTTGGCGCCTATGGCCTCAAGGCCCTGGAACCCGAGCGGATCACCTCGCGCCAGATCGAAGCGGCCCGCCGTGCGATCACGCGTCATATCAAGCGTCAGGGACGCTTGTGGATCCGTATCTTCCCGGACGTTCCGGTCAGCTCCAAGCCGGCCGAAGTCCGTATGGGTAAGGGCAAGGGCAGCACCGATTACTGGGCAGCCCGCGTCAAGCCTGGCCGCATCATGTTCGAGCTGGACGGCGTTCCCGGCCCGCTCGCCGCCGAGGCATTCAGCCGCGCGGCCATGAAGCTGCCGATCAAGACCAAGGTCGTGGCCCGTCTGGGCGACACCTCGCACCTCGGAGGCGAATGA
- the rpmC gene encoding 50S ribosomal protein L29: MAKVTDDLRQKSDDQLAEALGELKREAFNLRFQAATGQLERPARVREVRRTIARIKTLQTQRSAAGAAN; the protein is encoded by the coding sequence ATGGCAAAGGTTACTGACGATCTGCGCCAGAAGAGCGACGACCAGCTGGCCGAAGCCCTGGGCGAATTGAAGCGCGAGGCGTTCAACCTGCGTTTCCAGGCGGCCACCGGCCAGCTTGAGCGCCCGGCGCGTGTGCGTGAAGTGCGTCGCACCATCGCCCGCATCAAGACCCTGCAGACCCAGCGCTCCGCCGCTGGCGCAGCGAACTGA
- the rpsQ gene encoding 30S ribosomal protein S17 — MPKRILQGTVVSDKGDKTVVVKVERRVKHPLYAKIIRLSKKYHAHDEGNEFREGETVRIEETRPISKQKTWRVLDRVDTHTKPKAAAEA, encoded by the coding sequence ATGCCGAAGCGCATTCTTCAGGGCACTGTGGTGTCCGACAAGGGCGACAAGACCGTGGTGGTCAAGGTGGAGCGCCGGGTGAAGCACCCGCTCTATGCCAAGATCATCCGTCTTTCGAAGAAGTATCACGCCCATGACGAGGGCAACGAGTTTCGCGAAGGCGAGACCGTCCGGATCGAGGAGACCCGGCCGATCTCGAAGCAGAAGACCTGGCGTGTGCTCGACCGTGTCGACACGCACACCAAGCCGAAGGCCGCGGCGGAAGCCTGA
- the rplN gene encoding 50S ribosomal protein L14, whose translation MIQMQSNLDVADNSGAKRVQCIKVLGGSKRRTAGVGDIIVVSVKDASPRGRVKKGDVHRAVIVRTAKDIRRPDGSVIRFDSNAAVLINKNQEPIGTRIFGPVVRELRARGAMKIISLAPEVL comes from the coding sequence ATGATCCAGATGCAATCCAACCTCGACGTCGCGGACAACAGTGGCGCGAAGCGCGTCCAGTGCATCAAGGTACTGGGTGGCTCCAAGCGTCGCACCGCCGGCGTCGGCGACATCATCGTGGTGTCGGTCAAGGACGCGAGCCCGCGTGGCCGCGTGAAGAAGGGTGACGTGCACCGTGCCGTCATCGTGCGTACTGCCAAGGACATCCGCCGTCCCGACGGTTCGGTGATCCGGTTCGATTCGAACGCGGCCGTCCTGATCAACAAGAATCAGGAGCCGATCGGCACACGCATCTTTGGCCCGGTGGTCCGCGAACTGCGTGCGCGCGGTGCGATGAAGATCATCAGCCTGGCTCCGGAGGTGTTGTAA
- the rplX gene encoding 50S ribosomal protein L24 — protein MASAKIKKGDTVVVLSGKDKGKTGAVTQVLPREGKLVVAGVNIATRHRKPTQTNPQGGLERSEAPMAISKVAIADPKTGQATRVRFETRDGKKVRVAVKSGELING, from the coding sequence ATGGCATCCGCCAAGATCAAAAAGGGTGACACCGTCGTCGTCCTGTCCGGCAAGGACAAGGGCAAGACCGGTGCCGTGACCCAGGTTCTCCCGCGCGAAGGCAAGCTTGTCGTCGCCGGCGTGAACATCGCCACGCGTCATCGCAAGCCGACCCAGACCAACCCGCAGGGTGGCCTGGAGCGCAGCGAAGCCCCGATGGCCATCTCCAAGGTGGCGATCGCCGACCCGAAGACCGGTCAGGCCACGCGCGTCCGTTTCGAAACCCGCGACGGCAAGAAGGTCCGTGTCGCCGTCAAGTCCGGGGAGCTGATCAATGGGTGA
- the rplE gene encoding 50S ribosomal protein L5: protein MGDRYIPRLKRDYDERIVKAMVEKFGYTNPMAVPRLDKIVLNMGVGEATQDKKKVETAAAELELIAGQKPVITKAKKSIATFKLREGMPIGVKVTLRRERMYEFLDRLVTIAMPRIRDFRGLNPKSFDGRGNYAMGLKEQLIFPEISYDKIEKVRGMDIIIATSAKTDDEARELLRLFNFPFPKEGEEKQAA, encoded by the coding sequence ATGGGTGATCGCTACATTCCGCGCCTCAAGCGCGATTATGACGAGCGCATCGTCAAGGCCATGGTCGAAAAGTTCGGCTACACCAACCCGATGGCGGTTCCCCGCCTCGACAAGATTGTCCTCAACATGGGCGTCGGTGAAGCCACGCAGGACAAGAAAAAGGTCGAGACGGCGGCTGCCGAGCTGGAACTGATCGCTGGCCAGAAGCCGGTCATCACGAAGGCGAAGAAGTCCATCGCGACGTTCAAGCTGCGCGAAGGCATGCCGATCGGCGTCAAGGTCACGCTGCGCCGTGAGCGCATGTATGAATTCCTTGACCGTCTCGTCACCATCGCGATGCCCCGCATCCGCGACTTCCGTGGCCTGAATCCGAAGAGCTTCGACGGTCGTGGCAATTATGCCATGGGCCTGAAAGAGCAGCTGATCTTCCCGGAAATCAGCTACGACAAGATCGAAAAGGTCCGCGGCATGGACATCATCATCGCCACCTCGGCGAAGACCGATGACGAAGCCCGCGAGCTGCTGCGTCTGTTCAACTTCCCCTTCCCCAAGGAAGGTGAAGAGAAGCAGGCCGCCTGA
- the rpsN gene encoding 30S ribosomal protein S14: MAKLSSINKNEKRKQLAKKYAGRYARLKAQAKDESLDETERLIARLKMAEVPRNGNPTRIRNRCELTGRPRAYYRKFRLCRVQLRDLANKGLIPGVVKSSW; encoded by the coding sequence ATGGCGAAACTGAGTTCGATCAACAAGAATGAGAAGCGCAAGCAGCTGGCGAAGAAGTACGCCGGTCGTTACGCGCGGCTGAAGGCTCAGGCAAAGGATGAGTCGCTCGATGAAACCGAGCGCCTGATCGCCCGCCTCAAGATGGCGGAAGTGCCGCGCAACGGTAATCCGACGCGCATCCGCAACCGCTGCGAGCTGACCGGCCGTCCGCGCGCTTACTACCGCAAGTTCCGGCTTTGCCGCGTCCAGTTGCGTGATCTGGCCAACAAGGGCCTGATCCCTGGCGTCGTCAAGTCGAGCTGGTAA
- the rpsH gene encoding 30S ribosomal protein S8 yields the protein MAMTDPLGDMLTRIRNGQRAKMDSVITPASKLRARVLDVLQREGYIRGYNEVLLGRFEQHKGIRIELKYFEGEPAIKHVARISKPGRRVYSGSKELPRVKGGLGITIVSTPRGVLSDAEARDANVGGEVLAEVF from the coding sequence ATGGCAATGACCGATCCTTTGGGTGATATGCTCACCCGTATCCGTAACGGCCAGCGCGCCAAGATGGACAGCGTGATCACGCCGGCTTCCAAGCTGCGTGCCCGCGTCCTCGACGTGCTGCAGCGCGAAGGCTACATCCGTGGCTATAACGAAGTGCTGCTCGGCCGCTTTGAACAGCACAAGGGCATTCGCATCGAGCTGAAATATTTCGAAGGCGAACCGGCGATCAAGCATGTCGCGCGCATTTCGAAGCCCGGCCGCCGCGTCTATTCCGGCTCGAAGGAACTGCCGCGGGTCAAGGGTGGCCTTGGCATCACCATCGTCTCGACGCCCCGCGGTGTCCTGTCGGATGCCGAAGCCCGCGACGCCAACGTCGGCGGCGAAGTCCTGGCGGAGGTGTTCTGA
- the rplF gene encoding 50S ribosomal protein L6, with the protein MSRIGKRPVAIPGGVTATIDNGMLAVKGPKGSLSMPLADDVTYTLEDGAISVKPANATKRARSFWGMQRTLVQNLVTGVTDGFTKVLEITGVGYRATAQGKVLKLQLGYSHDVNFDVPDGIEIKTPDNTTVEITGIDKQKVGQVAAEIRRWRKPEPYKGKGIKYRGEFIFRKEGKKK; encoded by the coding sequence ATGTCACGTATCGGCAAAAGGCCTGTGGCCATCCCCGGTGGCGTGACCGCCACCATCGACAACGGTATGCTTGCTGTGAAGGGCCCGAAGGGTTCGCTCAGCATGCCCCTGGCGGACGACGTCACCTACACGCTCGAGGACGGCGCCATCAGTGTGAAGCCGGCCAACGCCACCAAGCGGGCGCGCTCCTTCTGGGGCATGCAGCGCACGCTGGTGCAGAACCTCGTGACCGGTGTTACCGACGGCTTCACCAAGGTGCTCGAAATCACCGGTGTCGGCTATCGTGCGACGGCCCAGGGCAAGGTGCTCAAGCTGCAGCTCGGATACAGCCACGACGTCAACTTCGACGTGCCGGACGGCATCGAGATCAAGACGCCGGACAACACCACCGTGGAAATCACGGGCATCGACAAGCAGAAGGTCGGGCAGGTTGCTGCCGAAATCCGTCGCTGGCGCAAGCCGGAACCCTATAAGGGCAAGGGCATCAAGTACCGCGGCGAATTCATCTTCCGCAAGGAAGGGAAGAAGAAGTAA
- the rplR gene encoding 50S ribosomal protein L18 — protein MALKRTSFDKRRQRVRTAIRKRAGDRKRLSIHRSGRHIYVQLIDDAAGVTLASASTLEKDARGTSGANVAAAAEVGKRIAEAAKAAGVTRVVFDRGGFLFHGRVKALADAAREGGLEF, from the coding sequence ATGGCACTGAAACGCACATCTTTCGACAAGCGCCGCCAGCGCGTGCGCACCGCCATCCGCAAGCGGGCGGGCGATCGCAAGCGTCTGTCGATCCATCGCTCGGGCCGTCACATCTACGTCCAGCTCATCGACGATGCAGCCGGCGTGACGCTCGCTTCGGCCTCGACGCTCGAAAAGGATGCCCGTGGCACCTCGGGCGCCAATGTCGCGGCGGCTGCCGAAGTCGGCAAGCGCATCGCCGAAGCGGCCAAGGCCGCTGGCGTGACCCGGGTCGTGTTCGACCGTGGGGGCTTCCTGTTCCATGGTCGCGTCAAGGCGCTGGCCGATGCCGCCCGTGAAGGCGGATTGGAGTTCTGA
- the rpsE gene encoding 30S ribosomal protein S5 — MADVTEIQSQDGAPADAPRGRGRGRGGQGQGREGGRGRGDRDRRPRNAEEEGGEEFIEKLVHINRVSKTVKGGKRFGFAALVVVGDGKGRAGFGHGKAREVPEAISKATAAAKKAMVRVPLKEGRTLHHDGVGHFGAGLVNVRSAPQGTGIIAGGPMRAVFESLGVADVVSKSNGTSNPYNMVRATFEALKTQTSPKAVAQRRGKKVADLLRRGAGVTAREADADAALTE, encoded by the coding sequence ATGGCTGACGTTACTGAAATCCAGAGCCAGGACGGCGCTCCCGCCGATGCTCCGCGCGGCCGTGGCCGTGGTCGTGGCGGTCAGGGCCAGGGTCGCGAAGGCGGCCGTGGTCGTGGCGACCGTGACCGTCGTCCCCGCAACGCCGAGGAAGAAGGCGGCGAGGAGTTCATCGAGAAGCTGGTCCACATCAACCGCGTCTCCAAGACGGTGAAGGGCGGCAAGCGCTTTGGTTTCGCCGCGCTGGTCGTCGTCGGTGACGGCAAGGGCCGTGCAGGCTTTGGCCATGGCAAGGCCCGCGAAGTGCCGGAAGCCATCTCGAAGGCCACTGCCGCCGCCAAGAAGGCGATGGTTCGCGTGCCGCTCAAGGAAGGCCGCACCCTGCACCATGACGGCGTCGGCCACTTCGGTGCCGGTCTCGTCAACGTGCGTTCGGCCCCTCAGGGCACCGGCATCATCGCCGGTGGTCCGATGCGCGCCGTGTTCGAATCGCTTGGCGTCGCTGACGTCGTGTCGAAGTCGAACGGCACCTCGAACCCCTACAACATGGTCCGCGCCACATTCGAGGCGCTCAAGACCCAGACCAGCCCCAAGGCTGTTGCCCAGCGTCGTGGCAAGAAGGTCGCCGACCTTCTCCGCCGCGGGGCCGGCGTGACTGCCCGTGAAGCTGATGCTGATGCGGCCCTGACGGAGTAA
- the rpmD gene encoding 50S ribosomal protein L30 — MADKKTFKVKQVGSPIRRPKSQTAILIGLGLNKMHRVVELEDTPATRGMVAKVAHMVQVVD, encoded by the coding sequence ATGGCTGACAAGAAGACCTTCAAGGTGAAGCAGGTCGGTTCTCCGATCCGCCGCCCCAAGTCACAGACTGCCATCCTGATCGGCCTCGGCCTGAACAAGATGCACCGCGTCGTCGAATTGGAAGACACGCCCGCGACGCGCGGCATGGTCGCCAAGGTCGCGCACATGGTGCAGGTCGTCGACTGA
- the rplO gene encoding 50S ribosomal protein L15 codes for MKLNELRDNDGARKGRMRVGRGIGSGKGKTAGRGQKGAKARSGVAINGFEGGQMPLHMRIPKRGFNNIFGKDYAIVNLGMVQKLIDAGKLDAKAVIDHAALKAAGVARGGKDGVRLLGKGELTTKKLNFKVAGASAGAVTAVEAAGGSVELPAAAPASEG; via the coding sequence ATGAAACTGAACGAACTGCGTGACAATGATGGTGCCCGCAAGGGCCGGATGCGCGTCGGACGCGGAATTGGCTCGGGCAAGGGCAAGACCGCCGGTCGCGGTCAAAAGGGTGCCAAGGCGCGCTCGGGTGTTGCCATCAACGGCTTCGAAGGCGGCCAGATGCCGCTCCACATGCGCATTCCGAAGCGCGGCTTCAACAATATCTTCGGCAAGGACTATGCCATCGTCAACCTGGGCATGGTCCAGAAGCTGATTGACGCCGGCAAGCTCGACGCCAAGGCCGTCATTGACCATGCCGCCCTCAAGGCCGCTGGCGTTGCCCGTGGCGGCAAGGACGGCGTCCGTCTGCTCGGCAAGGGTGAGCTGACCACCAAGAAGCTGAACTTCAAGGTTGCCGGCGCCTCGGCTGGCGCGGTTACCGCGGTCGAAGCAGCTGGCGGTTCGGTCGAACTGCCGGCCGCTGCTCCGGCCAGCGAAGGCTGA
- the secY gene encoding preprotein translocase subunit SecY, producing MASRADQMAMNLDLSKFGQATELKNRLWFTLGALVIFRFLSFVPLPGVDPVAMNLLYTQTASGGILDLLNTFSGGSLERMSIIALGVMPYITASIVVQLASALSPTLAALKKEGEAGRKKLNQYTRYGTVFLTIIQGYFIATSLEAQSAQNAIQAVINPGLTFQISAIVSLVGGTLFLMWLGEQITSRGIGNGVSLIIMAGIVATLPRTLAQLFEQGRTGAMSGMVILALLVGLFATIWFISFMERSQRRVLVQYPKRATAQGMAQQERSHLPLKVNTAGVIPPIFASSLLLMPLTITQALGQRVDESTTWGSTLLTLNQLFAHGQPLYMSLYAVGIIFFAFFYVAVVFNPEETADNLKRQGGFIPGYRPGTATSDYLDYVLTRITVIGAAYLAVVCLIPEWVTASTGVGLALGGTSLLILVNVTIDTVSQMQGHLMAHQYADLIKKAKLKGRMR from the coding sequence ATGGCATCTCGCGCCGATCAAATGGCGATGAATCTGGACCTGAGCAAATTCGGTCAGGCGACCGAATTGAAGAACCGCTTGTGGTTCACGCTCGGTGCGCTCGTCATTTTCCGTTTCCTCAGCTTTGTTCCGCTGCCCGGTGTCGATCCGGTGGCGATGAACCTGCTCTACACCCAAACGGCTTCGGGCGGCATTCTCGACCTGCTCAACACTTTCTCTGGCGGCAGCCTGGAGCGCATGAGCATCATCGCGCTCGGCGTCATGCCCTATATCACCGCCTCCATTGTCGTGCAGCTGGCATCCGCCCTGTCGCCTACCCTTGCCGCTCTGAAGAAAGAGGGTGAGGCGGGACGCAAGAAGCTCAACCAATATACCCGTTACGGCACGGTCTTCCTGACCATCATCCAGGGGTATTTCATCGCCACCAGCCTTGAGGCGCAATCGGCTCAGAACGCGATCCAGGCGGTCATCAATCCCGGCCTCACCTTCCAGATTTCAGCTATTGTCAGCCTGGTGGGCGGCACGCTGTTCCTGATGTGGCTTGGCGAGCAGATTACCAGCCGTGGGATCGGCAATGGCGTTTCGCTGATCATCATGGCCGGCATCGTTGCCACCCTGCCGCGCACCTTGGCCCAGTTGTTTGAACAGGGACGCACCGGTGCGATGAGTGGCATGGTCATTCTGGCCCTGCTGGTTGGCCTGTTTGCCACCATCTGGTTCATCAGTTTCATGGAGCGTTCGCAGCGCCGGGTCCTGGTGCAATATCCCAAGCGCGCCACGGCCCAGGGTATGGCGCAGCAAGAGCGCAGCCACTTGCCGCTCAAGGTCAACACTGCGGGCGTGATCCCGCCGATCTTTGCCTCTTCTCTGTTGCTGATGCCGTTGACGATCACTCAGGCACTGGGCCAGCGGGTCGATGAAAGCACGACCTGGGGCAGCACCCTGTTGACCCTCAACCAACTGTTTGCCCACGGGCAGCCCCTGTACATGTCGCTCTATGCTGTCGGCATCATCTTCTTTGCCTTTTTCTACGTCGCGGTCGTCTTCAATCCTGAGGAAACCGCCGACAATCTGAAGCGGCAGGGTGGATTCATCCCCGGCTACCGTCCGGGCACCGCGACCAGCGACTATCTGGACTATGTGCTCACGCGCATCACCGTCATCGGTGCGGCCTATCTGGCGGTGGTCTGCCTCATCCCTGAATGGGTGACGGCCTCGACCGGTGTCGGTCTGGCGCTTGGTGGCACCAGCCTGCTGATTCTGGTCAACGTCACCATCGACACGGTGTCGCAGATGCAGGGCCATTTGATGGCGCACCAATATGCCGACCTGATCAAGAAGGCTAAGCTCAAGGGCCGCATGCGCTGA
- a CDS encoding adenylate kinase: MAIDIILLGPPGAGKGTQATRLQDEHGMVQLSTGDMLRAAVKAGTPIGLQAKAVMEAGELVSDEIVSGLIGEKLDELGPDTPVIFDGYPRTAAQAESLDVLLSTRGRTLDHVIELDVDEDALVERITGRFTCASCGEGYHDRFKQPVVEGTCDKCGSHEFKRRPDDNEETVRTRMAEYRAKTAPILPIYEARGIVSRVDGMASMDAVNSAIEAILKPA; the protein is encoded by the coding sequence ATGGCCATCGACATCATCCTGCTCGGCCCGCCGGGGGCCGGCAAGGGCACCCAGGCAACGCGGTTGCAGGACGAGCATGGCATGGTCCAGCTATCGACTGGCGACATGCTGCGTGCAGCCGTCAAGGCGGGCACGCCGATCGGCCTCCAGGCCAAAGCGGTGATGGAAGCAGGCGAACTTGTCTCTGACGAAATCGTCTCCGGCCTGATAGGCGAAAAGCTTGATGAACTGGGGCCGGACACGCCGGTGATCTTTGACGGCTATCCGCGCACCGCAGCCCAGGCCGAATCGCTCGATGTGCTGCTCTCGACCAGGGGGCGCACGCTCGATCATGTGATTGAACTCGACGTCGACGAAGATGCACTGGTCGAACGGATCACTGGCCGTTTCACCTGCGCCAGTTGCGGCGAAGGTTATCACGACCGGTTCAAGCAGCCCGTTGTCGAAGGCACCTGCGACAAATGCGGCAGCCATGAATTCAAGCGTCGGCCCGACGACAATGAGGAAACGGTGCGCACCCGCATGGCGGAATATCGCGCCAAGACGGCGCCGATCCTGCCCATCTATGAAGCGCGCGGCATTGTCTCGCGCGTTGATGGCATGGCCAGCATGGATGCGGTGAACAGCGCCATTGAGGCCATTCTCAAACCGGCCTGA
- a CDS encoding SRPBCC family protein has translation MAQFVIRSALAPAAALMLAMVTVPVAAEVVSSDEYGFSIRIERSTNAAPDAAFALLANPARWWADTHTWSGDADAMSIQPQAAGACWCELLPNFGSVEHGHVIRWDPEHGRIQFRAELGPLQNLPVNGKLEWIVTAAPDGSTRVAMRYEVAGRGMADPDALSQAVDRVLTEQVERFVRVANGGSASDS, from the coding sequence ATGGCCCAGTTTGTGATCCGGAGCGCCCTGGCCCCTGCTGCGGCGCTGATGCTTGCCATGGTCACCGTGCCTGTGGCAGCCGAAGTCGTCAGCAGCGACGAATATGGCTTTTCCATCCGCATTGAGCGCAGCACCAACGCGGCTCCTGACGCAGCCTTTGCCTTGCTGGCCAACCCCGCCCGCTGGTGGGCGGACACGCACACCTGGAGCGGGGATGCCGATGCGATGAGCATTCAGCCACAGGCGGCGGGTGCCTGTTGGTGCGAACTGTTGCCCAATTTCGGGTCGGTCGAACATGGTCATGTCATCCGTTGGGATCCCGAACATGGCCGTATCCAGTTCCGGGCCGAACTGGGCCCGCTGCAAAACCTCCCGGTCAATGGCAAACTCGAATGGATTGTGACCGCCGCCCCGGACGGCAGCACGCGTGTGGCCATGCGCTATGAAGTGGCAGGCCGTGGCATGGCTGATCCTGATGCGCTTTCCCAGGCGGTCGACCGGGTGCTGACCGAACAGGTTGAGCGGTTTGTCCGCGTCGCCAACGGCGGCAGTGCATCAGACTCCTGA